CGCGTAGAATACTTCAATGAAAAAGGGCCCGTTCCGGGTCATGAAGTAGCATTTCGTATACTCCAGCGACGGGGCGTAGACGTTGTTCAGGCCACTCTCCACCACGACTTGCGGCGGATTCAACGCAATGGCATCGTTGAGGAGTCCTTTCACCGCGCCGGCGACGATATTGGCCAGTTCGCCGAAGGCGTCCCGGAACACGGCATTGAACTGGTCCAGGTGTTCCCCGGAAAAGGCGGACGCCAGACCCAGAGCGGCATGGGAGGGGGCGGAAAGATGCACGCCTCCTTTCAGCGCACCCCCGAAGCCGACGATGGCGGTGACATCGGCGTGGGGCGGGCGATAATCCGCATCGCCCGACTTGACGATTACCGGGCCGGGTTCCAGAGCAATATCGGCGACAAAAAAGGCCAACACGGTTTCCTTGATGGCGGTGCGAATGATGCTGCCAAGTTCTTCAATCATTAATAGTAACCCTGCTTACATGCACCGGTGATAATTTATAGTTTTTAATGCGGGCTAGAAGGCCCTCAGCCAGGGAATATCCCCATATCCCCATACTGCCAAGGAGAGGCAGTATATCACGCGGTTGCTTCGCGATGGAATAAATTTTAATGA
This is a stretch of genomic DNA from Magnetococcales bacterium. It encodes these proteins:
- a CDS encoding chemotaxis protein CheX produces the protein MIEELGSIIRTAIKETVLAFFVADIALEPGPVIVKSGDADYRPPHADVTAIVGFGGALKGGVHLSAPSHAALGLASAFSGEHLDQFNAVFRDAFGELANIVAGAVKGLLNDAIALNPPQVVVESGLNNVYAPSLEYTKCYFMTRNGPFFIEVFYADN